From a single Tetrapisispora phaffii CBS 4417 chromosome 15, complete genome genomic region:
- the URA3 gene encoding orotidine-5'-phosphate decarboxylase (similar to Saccharomyces cerevisiae URA3 (YEL021W); ancestral locus Anc_1.453): MSTLTYEQRAKTHPNKVASKLLNLMAEKKTNLSGSLDVRTTKELLRLADILGPYICVLKTHVDILDDFSYEGTIKPLKELAAKHKFLIFEDRKFADIGNTVKLQYSSGVYKIVEWADITNAHGVTGSGIVAGLKAAAEECTKEPRALLMLAELSSKGSLAHGEYTRGTVDIAKSDKDFVIGFISQKDMGGKDEGFDWLIMTPGVGLDDKGDSLGQQYRTVDDVVSTGSDIIIVGRGLFANGRDPKVEGERYRKAGWDAYLKRIGK, encoded by the coding sequence ATGTCTACATTAACCTATGAACAAAGAGCTAAAACTCATCCAAATAAGGTTGCTTCAAAGTTACTAAATTTGATGGCTGAAAAGAAAACCAACTTATCTGGCTCCTTGGATGTTCGTACTACTAAAGAGTTATTACGATTAGCAGATATTTTGGGTCCTTATATCTGTGTGCTAAAGACACATGTTGATATATTGGATGATTTTTCTTATGAAGGTACTATCAAACCGTTAAAGGAATTAGCAGCTAAGCACAAGTTTTTAATCTTTGAAGATAGAAAATTTGCTGATATTGGAAACACTGTAAAATTACAGTATTCTTCCGGTGTTTATAAGATTGTCGAATGGGCAGATATCACTAATGCACACGGTGTGACTGGTTCAGGAATTGTTGCTGGGTTGAAAGCAGCTGCCGAAGAATGCACCAAAGAACCAAGAGCACTACTAATGTTAGCAGAATTATCGTCTAAGGGTTCTCTGGCTCATGGGGAATACACTAGAGGAACGGTTGACATTGCCAAATCGGATAAAGATTTTGTGATTGGTTTCATATCTCAAAAGGACATGGGTGGCAAAGATGAAGGTTTTGACTGGCTAATTATGACGCCTGGTGTTGGTTTAGACGACAAGGGAGATAGCTTAGGCCAGCAATACCGTACTGTTGATGATGTAGTCTCTACTGGTTCTGACATCATTATTGTCGGTAGAGGATTATTTGCCAATGGGAGAGATCCAAAGGTTGAAGGTGAACGTTACAGAAAGGCCGGTTGGGACGCATACTTGAAGAGAATTGGAAAGTAG
- the ILV6 gene encoding acetolactate synthase regulatory subunit (similar to Saccharomyces cerevisiae ILV6 (YCL009C); ancestral locus Anc_1.411): protein MLRLVSGNVKRSLIRHSSSSTSALAYKQLHKHNTPPPLPTLETPSWNVDTAVSSILYETPAASTEPRTNHVLNCLVQNEPGVLSRISGTLAARGFNIDSLVVCNTEVKDLSRMTITIKGQDGVIEQARRQIEDLVPVYAVLNYTNAEIVKRELVLARVSLLGAEYFEDLLLHHHQTTGNVDSSELVSEVREKTFHPSNLPLSEVLRLKHEHLNDITNLAKNFGGRVVDISEASCIVELSAKPKRISAFLKLIEPFGVLECARSGMMALPRTPVKTAGAEEDDEAKISNIVDISQLPPG from the coding sequence ATGCTCAGGCTCGTTAGTGGAAACGTGAAAAGATCTTTGATCCGTCATAGTTCTTCTTCTACTTCTGCTTTGGCTTATAAACAATTACACAAGCACAATACTCCTCCACCTTTGCCAACACTAGAGACCCCATCCTGGAATGTTGACACTGCAGTCTCTTCTATTTTATACGAGACGCCTGCTGCCTCTACAGAACCAAGAACGAATCATGTTTTAAACTGTTTGGTTCAGAATGAACCTGGTGTTTTATCTAGAATCTCTGGTACTTTAGCTGCTAGAGGTTTCAATATTGACTCGTTGGTCGTCTGCAATACAGAAGTTAAAGACTTAAGCAGAATGACAATAACCATCAAAGGTCAAGATGGTGTTATCGAACAAGCCAGAAGAcaaattgaagatttagTTCCAGTGTACGCTGTGTTGAACTATACTAATGctgaaattgttaaaagAGAATTGGTTTTGGCTCGTGTCTCTTTATTAGGTGCTGAATACTTTGAAGATCTTTTATTGCATCATCATCAAACTACAGGCAATGTTGATTCTAGTGAATTGGTTTCTGAAGTTAGAGAAAAGACATTTCATCCTTCTAACTTGCCATTAAGTGAAGTCCTAAGATTGAAACATGAgcatttaaatgatatcaCTAATTTGGCTAAGAATTTCGGTGGTAGAGTCGTCGATATAAGTGAAGCCAGTTGCATTGTCGAGTTATCAGCTAAACCAAAGAGAATCTCTGCTTTcctaaaattaattgaaccATTCGGTGTTTTAGAATGTGCAAGAAGTGGCATGATGGCTTTACCAAGAACTCCAGTCAAGACTGCTGGCGCggaagaagatgatgagGCAAAGATAAGTAACATTGTCGACATCTCGCAATTACCACCTGGTtaa
- the GEA2 gene encoding Arf family guanine nucleotide exchange factor GEA2 (similar to Saccharomyces cerevisiae GEA2 (YEL022W) and GEA1 (YJR031C); ancestral locus Anc_1.455) — MVGNSRSHSISPTDSVTIVIKECIKLSTAMRKYSNFTSQSSVSALLSGSSELFYNKQEFLQSNKVNESEIDDNMSLFSAEAISLDGLVVKLRDTNLMNPNKNSAQHNTAHTNPIKQNDPLLAGLLQLRLMLNKLDSLNDIDSLTLIQPFLVVIATGKISTYITSLALDSLHKFLALDIINESMDNFIVNYREIVNAVINCKTDNQKISNTPSATASNVSNIDDTILIRILSILSIVINSQHFNSLSDSNVHEILTIIMSVACNKKKSEVLRKNAESIMSSITIKLFSKLNDMKSKTTGTVYINDESYSKDALKDVFENDTEGKDDVSETIHKNEEQVQEVTDDDRTMVSKNIESSSTTRNIEPNFGVPVLRLYLNMLLSLITPENQTRHTNSTKILALQFINMSVELSGDDILSHPQLFNVISDPIFKSILFIIQNSNKLSLLQAALQLFTTLFLNLHCHLQMQIELTLNKIFEVLLEGTNKTNKEVETDGPSKSRPPKVKELLIEQISILWTRSPSFFTSLFINFDCNLDRSDVAINFLKALTTLSLPESSITSTETVPPICLEGLVSFVDDLYTDLRNVNRQQFLLEKDTIDLIKKRERKTMFIKCAEEFNIKPKIGIPMLIEKGFIKSDQDSDLAEFLFENNSRVNKKQIGLLLCDPKRTGLLNEFIKLFNFENLRVDEAIRILLTKFRLPGESQQIERIVEAFSSGYVSSQKYDSTKLENPSENDNATVQPDSDSVFVLSYSIIMLNTDLHNPQVKEHMSFEDYSGNLKGCYNSQDFPHWYLDKIYCSIRDKEIVMPEEHHGDEKWFEDAWNNLISSTTVMTEIKTDFRTAIEKYGEIEMAHFNRAVFKNVGPSILSALFQIFVAASDEYITTRMLTTIEKCSSIASFFNFKGLFNDILRNISKITTLAIPENEILSPEMDTIPLVEIKAEDSNFVIPVSTRSVYFGKNYKGQLSTIVYFRIIRRNRLINMMNDITWKETIAMLLNMYENLLFPGDIFVEFQKKVHLTKLLAPEPVVKLNKNEESRGLFSTFASYLTGGEEPTAEEIDYSIRTMNCLQISKIKTSLFGNGTNLTTDVIDYFLDAIPEKKTRENARFYEAELLFITEISVALFSLGKNGEQFSDSLLHRLTDLRSRKDISKKTVCRLTQYVLILLSIMDNKTDYLVELLSKEIGGHPDVFDNDFFQSEEGLGFVHSLLNLVNISNYQEKLFGEETLWNILKLVTPIYRYGLITFDFLETSISNNPDISNTDNFFHMISLLDVISSIGAVGNAWEEEYENLVKSGHKVNSENPHKNEIELAIKSIDLCLKFIRDNSIFSKLDDTKRCTLIQVLCHQCQNPCKEIRTYTTKALETILCFNNEKAMNLPVSDIESLIEGGFMPLLENDQSHITDILGIVGKFYISYLENDKATNDTFIKILSIFNKFVEDTEVEKQLQQLIIDKKDIIKKLKNTSTMTTPSISPSPSPIPKESD, encoded by the coding sequence ATGGTAGGTAATAGTCGAAGCCATTCAATTAGTCCCACCGATTCGGTGACTATTGTCATTAAAGAATGCATTAAGTTATCAACGGCAATGAGGAAGTACTCAAATTTTACATCTCAATCGAGTGTTTCTGCTTTACTTAGTGGCAGCAGTGAGTTGTTTTACAATAAACAGGAGTTTTTACAGTCCAATAAAGTAAATGAGAGTGAAATTGACGATAATATGTCATTGTTCTCAGCAGAGGCTATCAGTTTGGACGGGTTAGTTGTTAAATTAAGAGATacaaatttaatgaatccAAACAAAAACAGTGCTCAACATAACACTGCACACACCAATCcaattaaacaaaatgatCCATTGTTGGCGGGGCTGCTCCAATTGAGATTGATGTTAAATAAATTGGATTCCTTAAATGATATCGACTCATTAACATTAATCCAACCATTTTTAGTGGTCATTGCTACTGGGAAAATATCAACGTATATCACTTCCTTAGCACTGGATTCCTTACATAAATTTCTAGCATTGGATATCATTAATGAATCAATGGACAATTTCATCGTCAATTACAGGGAGATTGTCAATGCAGTGATTAATTGTAAGACAGATAATCAAAAGATATCAAATACTCCATCGGCTACAGCAAGTaatgtttcaaatattgatgataCGATCTTAATTAGGATCCTTTCAATTTTAAGTATAGTGATCAATTCACAACACTTCAATTCATTATCCGATTCAAATGTACATGAAATTTTAACTATTATTATGTCAGTAGCATGTAATAAGAAAAAGAGTGAAGTGTTAAGAAAAAATGCAGAATCTATAATGAGTTCAATTACAATCAAATTATTCagtaaattaaatgatatgaAATCAAAAACAACAGGAACCGTGTATATCAATGACGAATCTTATTCAAAGGATGCACTAAAGGAtgtatttgaaaatgatactGAAGGAAAAGATGATGTCTCTGAAACAATTCATAAAAACGAGGAACAAGTACAAGAGGTTACAGATGATGATAGAACCATGGTAAGCAAAAATATAGAAAGTTCTTCAACTACAAGAAATATTGAACCTAATTTTGGTGTACCTGTGTTAAGACTATATTTAAACAtgttattatcattaattaCACCAGAAAACCAAACAAGACATAcaaattcaacaaaaattttagCATTACAATTCATCAATATGTCTGTTGAATTATCTGGAGATGACATATTATCACATCCTCAATTGTTCAATGTCATTTCAGATCCTATATTCAAGtccattttatttataatccAAAACTCTAATAAACTATCATTATTGCAAGCGGCGTTGCAACTGTTCACGACattgtttttaaatttacatTGTCACCTACAAATGCAAATAGAATTAACtcttaataaaatttttgagGTATTGCTGGAAGgaacaaataaaacaaacaaaGAGGTAGAAACTGATGGGCCATCTAAATCTAGACCTCCAAAGGTCAAAGAATTACTAATTGAGCAGATATCAATTTTGTGGACTCGTTCACCTTCTTTCTTTACATCTTTATTCATTAACTTTGACTGTAACTTGGACAGATCTGATGTTGcaatcaattttttaaaagcATTAACAACATTATCATTACCAGAGTCATCTATAACTTCAACTGAGACAGTACCACCAATCTGCTTAGAAGGACTAGTTTCCTTTGTCGATGACCTATATACTGATTTACGTAATGTTAACAGACAACAGtttttattagaaaaagaCACAATTGACTTGATCAAAAAAAGAGAACGTAAAACTATGTTTATCAAATGTGCAgaagaatttaatattaaaccaAAGATTGGTATTCCAATGCTTATTGAGAAAGGATTTATAAAATCAGACCAAGATTCCGATTTAgctgaatttttatttgaaaataacaGTAGAGTTAATAAGAAGCAGATTGGTTTGCTTTTATGTGATCCAAAGAGAACCGGACTATTGAATGAATTTATCAAgttattcaattttgaaaatttaagaGTAGACGAAGCAATTAGAATATTGTTAACCAAGTTTAGATTACCGGGCGAATCACAACAAATCGAAAGAATCGTCGAAGCATTTTCTTCTGGATATGTCTCAAGTCAAAAATATGATAGCACTAAATTAGAAAATCCATCAGAAAATGACAATGCAACTGTGCAACCAGATTCTGATTCGGTATTTGTATTAAGttattctattattatgtTGAATACAGATTTACATAATCCACAAGTGAAAGAACATATGTCCTTCGAAGATTACTCTGGAAACTTAAAAGGCTGTTATAATTCTCAGGATTTCCCTCATTGGTATCTAGATAAAATATACTGTTCTATTAGAGACAAGGAAATTGTAATGCCAGAAGAACACCATGGTGATGAAAAATGGTTCGAGGATGCATggaataatttaatttcttccACAACTGTAATGACCGAAATTAAAACCGACTTTAGAACGGCAATAGAGAAATATGGCGAAATTGAAATGGCGCACTTTAATAGAGctgtttttaaaaatgtagGACCCTCTATTTTAAGTGCGCTCTTCCAAATATTTGTAGCCGCTTCTGACGAATATATTACAACAAGAATGTTAACAACTATTGAGAAATGCTCTTCAATTGCATCATTCTTCAACTTCAAAGGgttatttaatgatatattacgtaatatttcaaaaatcaCTACACTTGCAATTCCAGAAAATGAGATACTTTCACCAGAAATGGATACTATTCCGCTAGTTGAAATTAAAGCTGAAGATTCAAACTTTGTTATTCCTGTTAGTACAAGATCTGTCTATTTTGGTAAAAATTACAAGGGACAGTTATCCACAATTGTCTACTTCAGAATTATCAGAAGAAATAGATTAATTAATATGATGAACGATATCACATGGAAAGAAACAATTGCAATGTTACTAAACATgtatgaaaatttattatttccAGGTGACATTTTTGTCGAGTTCCAGAAGAAGGTAcatttaacaaaattattagcaCCAGAGCCTGTTGTTAAACTTAACAAAAATGAGGAAAGTAGAGGCTTATTTTCCACATTTGCTTCATATCTTACTGGTGGTGAAGAACCGACAGCCGAAGAGATTGATTATTCTATTAGAACAATGAATTGTTTACAAATCagtaaaattaaaacttCCTTATTTGGAAATGGTACAAATCTAACGACAGATGTTATTGATTACTTTTTAGATGCTATTCCGGAAAAGAAAACTCGCGAGAACGCTAGATTTTATGAAGCTGAACTGTTATTCATAACAGAAATATCTGTTGCCTTGTTTTCTCTTGGGAAAAACGGCGAACAGTTTTCTGATTCATTACTACATAGATTAACTGATTTGAGATCGAGAAAAGATATAAGCAAAAAGACAGTTTGTCGTCTAACTCAATATGTACTCATTTTACTATCAATTATGGATAATAAAACTGACTATTTGGTcgaattattatcaaaagaaattggAGGCCATCCAGATGTATTtgataatgattttttcCAAAGTGAAGAAGGTCTTGGTTTTGTCCACtcattattaaatcttGTTAACATATCCAATTatcaagaaaaattatttggcGAAGAGACATTatggaatattttaaaattagtCACTCCTATTTATAGATACGGATTAATTACTTTTGACTTTTTAGAGACTTCCATATCTAACAACCctgatatttcaaatactGATAACTTTTTCCATATGATTAGCTTACTCGATGTTATATCTTCTATTGGTGCAGTCGGTAATGCTTGGGAAGAAGAGTATGAGAATTTGGTTAAAAGCGGACATAAAGTAAACTCTGAAAATCCACACAAGAATGAAATAGAGTTAgcaataaaatcaattgatttatgCTTAAAGTTTATTAGAGACAATTCTATTTTTTCCAAGCTTGATGACACAAAGAGATGCACTTTAATTCAAGTATTATGTCATCAATGCCAAAACCCTTGCAAAGAAATTAGAACATACACAACTAAAGCATTAGAAACTATCTTATGTTTCAACAATGAAAAGGCTATGAATTTACCAGTCTCTGATATAGAAAGTTTAATTGAGGGAGGTTTTATGCCGTTATTAGAGAACGATCAATCACATATCACTGACATTTTGGGGATAGTCGGCAAATTTTACATTAGTTACTTAGAAAACGATAAAGCTACAAATGATACATTTATCAAGATCTTaagtatatttaataagttTGTTGAAGATACAGAGGTAGAAAAACAACTCCAACAATTGATTATCGACAAAAAAGACATTATAAAGAAGCTTAAAAATACTTCAACTATGACTACCCCATCAATATCACCATCACCATCACCAATTCCAAAGGAGAGCGATTGA
- the RIP1 gene encoding ubiquinol--cytochrome-c reductase catalytic subunit RIP1 (similar to Saccharomyces cerevisiae RIP1 (YEL024W); ancestral locus Anc_1.461): MLRLNPNSRTAALAVSKRLFSNNARALSSSYRTPNFGSNIKEDRNADKSRSYAYFMVGSLGLLSSVGAKSTVETFVSSMSASSDILAMAKIEVNLAAIPEGKNVVVKWQGKPVFIRHRTSEEIKEANDIDISSLKDPQADSDRVQNPEWLVMLGICTHLGCVPIGESGDFGGWFCPCHGSHYDISGRIRKGPAPLNLEIPKYAFDGEKVIVG; encoded by the coding sequence ATGCTAAGACTCAATCCAAATTCAAGAACTGCAGCTTTGGCTGTCTCCAAGAGACTGTTCTCAAACAATGCTAGAGCCCTTTCTAGTTCCTACCGTACTCCAAACTTCGGTTCTAATATCAAGGAAGACAGGAACGCTGACAAGTCAAGATCATATGCTTATTTCATGGTCGGTTCTCTAGGGCTGCTCTCCTCCGTCGGTGCTAAATCTACTGTCGAAACTTTTGTCTCCTCCATGTCTGCTTCTTCAGATATTTTAGCCATGGCCAAGATCGAAGTCAACTTGGCTGCCATTCCGGAAGGTAAGAATGTCGTTGTCAAATGGCAAGGTAAACCAGTCTTTATTAGACACAGAACCTCCGAAGAGATTAAAGAGGCCAATGACATCGACATTTCCTCGTTGAAAGACCCACAAGCTGACTCAGACAGAGTCCAAAACCCAGAATGGTTGGTCATGTTAGGTATCTGCACACATTTAGGTTGTGTTCCTATAGGTGAGAGTGGTGATTTCGGCGGTTGGTTCTGTCCATGCCACGGTTCTCACTACGACATCTCAGGAAGAATCAGAAAGGGCCCAGCTCCATTGAACTTGGAGATCCCAAAGTATGCGTTCGACGGTGAAAAGGTCATTGTCGGTTGA
- the STP22 gene encoding ubiquitin-binding ESCRT-I subunit protein STP22 (similar to Saccharomyces cerevisiae STP22 (YCL008C); ancestral locus Anc_1.412), with product MSHSTSTIPQAVIQWLFDVIQPIYPNPDYKKKIFNDTILVLSAFPNLKPRTRVFTNSKGISSLLLCIYGSFQLGGAPDVPVLLWIPKDYPIEPPLLLIDLATLDSSYVIAKGRQVDSNGVVRLPIFDSWNFNTNGLLDVINDFLSTNNDDNCPVIELPENMANLSISATTNPPVLPPKPTVPEKINVQTELRSPAVLAPPVPAKPPVPAKPPVPERPAVGSAAPSSQSSDGITSPVMNLMDVASENSSMSMLRKDLIGKLQEVVNELAFEDKSRTENDLKIRIQSLKDAIDQFKKIHEYDSQSLQAANASIEASKKQLKENIRLLEIEKDKIFKFEERNGTNIDPITYLTTNSIALEQLYGLVAKDQAIGETIHSLSALLDRDLINIDVFVKKTRELAREQFMARMHIRKISTHLDN from the coding sequence ATGTCACACTCGACTTCGACCATACCACAAGCAGTTATACAATGGCTCTTCGACGTAATTCAGCCAATATATCCAAATCCGGACTataagaagaagatattcAATGATACCATTCTGGTATTATCAGCGTTCCCAAATCTAAAACCAAGGACAAGAGTGTTTACTAATTCCAAAGGTATTTCCAGTTTGCTCTTATGCATATACGGTTCATTCCAACTGGGAGGAGCTCCTGATGTTCCGGTGTTGCTTTGGATACCAAAGGACTACCCAATAGAACCTCCATTGCTTCTAATTGACCTCGCCACACTTGATTCCTCTTATGTAATTGCTAAAGGTAGGCAAGTCGATTCAAATGGCGTAGTCCGTTTGCCCATTTTTGACTCATGGAACTTCAATACAAATGGCCTACTCGATGTAATCAATGATTTCTTATCTACAAACAACGATGATAATTGTCCCGTTATAGAATTGCCAGAGAATATGGCTAATCTGTCGATTTCAGCGACAACGAATCCACCTGTGCTGCCACCAAAACCTACAGTGCCAGAGAAAATCAATGTCCAAACAGAGCTCCGTAGTCCTGCTGTGTTGGCACCACCGGTTCCTGCAAAACCACCAGTTCCGGCAAAACCGCCAGTTCCAGAAAGACCTGCTGTCGGCAGCGCCGCACCTTCCTCCCAGAGTTCAGATGGTATAACTAGTCCAGTTATGAACTTGATGGATGTCGCCAGTGAAAATTCATCCATGTCCATGCTACGTAAGGATTTGATCGGCAAGTTGCAAGAAGTCGTCAATGAACTTGCTTTTGAAGACAAGTCCAGAAcagaaaatgatttaaaaatcAGGATTCAGTCTCTTAAGGACGCAATAGATCAGTTTAAGAAGATTCACGAATACGATTCACAGTCTCTACAGGCTGCAAATGCATCAATTGAAGCTTCGAAGAAGCAATTAAAGGAAAATATAAGGCTATTAGAGATTGAGAAAgataaaatctttaaattcgAAGAAAGAAATGGTACGAATATAGACCCAATCACATATTTGACTACAAACTCGATTGCGTTGGAACAATTGTACGGTTTGGTAGCAAAGGACCAAGCTATTGGAGAGACCATCCATTCCTTATCAGCTTTACTAGACAGagatttgataaatatagatGTCTTTGTTAAAAAGACAAGAGAACTGGCAAGAGAACAATTCATGGCAAGAATGCatataagaaaaatatcaacTCATTTGGACAACTAG
- the TPHA0O00800 gene encoding uncharacterized protein (similar to Saccharomyces cerevisiae YCR023C; ancestral locus Anc_1.451): protein MAKKSLTFNEQMKGFPWYQLFFLSMIRIVEPMSFTSLFPYVYYMVKDFHVSPDNAQVSKYSGYLASCFALCQVLTAYNWSKVSQQYGRKPTLLLGLFGTGISLLVLGFAKYYYQTLLARGMMGLLNGNVSIIRTVIGELATERRYQGVAFSMLPLLFETGAVIGPMVGGYLVFREENNTYPPNWFPASVKRLVKIYPYSLPNIAIFAYILISILVNFLFLEETHPDYKNRKDYGLIIGDFIKKHIFSIKVKQRAWNTNYAGNHSNVDPEQDHIINETTPLVHSSTTQEISSPYHRNNMTENIDHDDIDESENTSEAESIQSLPLLTRRESVALIRTYSIVENTDITPTDTNVAFDGCAENSAIHHVLHTSVFYPISVSFIMALHTIVFNEFLPIFLAYELEKDPSDSTQLVSKFPWKISGGIGYSSEQTGTLLSTTGIFGVLVVIFIFPTIDRKYDCLTIFRTLVKIYPVLYLIIPYVVFLQKDWIPRWATVCYLYFITGSKTLCSSLTNPQITLLIHNSSPLSCRAVINGATISISSSARFVGPLIWGYLMSWTQEYEIAWLGWWSLGIISAIAWLQSYKIDPIDDEDEEEEDNENTGSMRRRTLLERSSSLRSLRNKSKVSLHGG, encoded by the coding sequence ATGGCTAAAAAAAGTTTAACATTTAATGAGCAGATGAAGGGTTTCCCCTGGTatcaattgtttttcttATCCATGATTAGAATAGTCGAGCCAATGTCATTTACATCTTTATTCCCatatgtatattatatGGTCAAAGACTTCCATGTTTCTCCTGACAATGCACAAGTTTCAAAGTATTCAGGTTATTTGGCATCATGTTTTGCTTTATGTCAAGTTCTTACAGCATATAATTGGAGTAAAGTATCTCAACAATATGGTAGAAAACCAACACTTTTGCTTGGTCTTTTTGGGACAGGTATTTCACTTTTGGTATTAGGTTTTgctaaatattattaccaaaCATTATTAGCAAGAGGTATGATGGGTTTATTAAATGGTAATGTTTCAATTATAAGGACCGTAATAGGTGAATTGGCTACAGAGAGGAGGTATCAAGGTGTGGCATTTAGTATGCTTCCTTTACTATTTGAAACAGGTGCTGTTATTGGGCCTATGGTTGGTGGGTATTTGGTCTTtagagaagaaaataacACATACCCACCAAATTGGTTTCCAGCAAGTGTGAAACGATTAGTTAAGATATATCCGTACTCTTTACCGAATATTGCGATATTTGCTTACATCTTAATCAGCATTttagttaattttttatttttggaaGAAACCCATCCAGATTACAAGAATAGAAAAGATTATGGACTTATAATAGGagattttattaaaaaacatatattttcaattaaagtAAAACAAAGAGCTTGGAATACCAACTATGCAGGGAACCATTCCAATGTTGATCCGGAACAGGATCATATCATAAATGAGACAACCCCGCTGGTGCATTCAAGCACTACTCAAGAGATCTCTTCCCCATATCATCGAAATAACATGActgaaaatattgatcacgatgatattgatgaatcTGAAAACACTAGTGAAGCAGAAAGTATACAATCTTTACCACTGTTGACTAGAAGAGAATCAGTGGCCCTTATTAGAACGTATTCTATTGTTGAAAACACTGACATAACCCCAACTGATACCAACGTGGCATTCGATGGTTGTGCAGAAAATAGTGCGATACATCATGTTTTGCATACTTCTGTATTTTACCCAATTTCAGTAAGTTTCATTATGGCTTTGCATACTATagtttttaatgaattcttACCAATATTCTTGGCTTATGAATTGGAGAAAGATCCAAGCGATTCAACACAGttagtttcaaaatttccTTGGAAGATTTCAGGTGGTATAGGATATTCATCTGAGCAGACAGGTACTTTACTCTCAACCACTGGTATTTTTGGTGTATTGGTTgtgatttttattttccCAACAATTGACAGAAAATATGATTGTTTGACTATATTTAGGACGTTAGTCAAAATATACCCAGTGCTTTACCTAATTATACCATATGTTGTGTTCTTGCAAAAAGACTGGATCCCAAGATGGGCCACTGTAtgttatttgtattttatcACTGGTTCTAAAACGTTGTGTAGTTCTTTGACAAATCCTCAGATTACATTATTAATACACAATAGTAGTCCGTTGAGCTGTCGTGCCGTTATTAATGGTGCGACTATTAGCATCTCGTCATCGGCTAGATTTGTTGGTCCATTGATTTGGGGTTATCTAATGTCCTGGACGCAAGAGTACGAAATTGCATGGTTAGGATGGTGGTCATTAGGTATCATTAGTGCCATTGCCTGGTTACAAAGTTACAAAATTGATCCAATTGATGATGAGgacgaagaagaagaagataatgaGAACACTGGATCAATGCGTAGAAGAACTTTGTTGGAACGCAGTTCCAGTTTGAGAAGTTTACGTAACAAATCTAAAGTCTCACTTCATGGAGGATAG
- the TIM9 gene encoding protein transporter TIM9 (similar to Saccharomyces cerevisiae TIM9 (YEL020W-A); ancestral locus Anc_1.452) yields MEALNSREQQDFQKLVEQKQMKDFMRLYSNLVERCFNDCVNDFTSSKLTNKEQTCLMRCSEKFLKHSERVGQRFQEQNAAMGQSLQR; encoded by the coding sequence ATGGAAGCTTTAAACTCTAGAGAACAACAAGATTTCCAAAAGTTGGTTGAACAGAAGCAAATGAAGGATTTCATGCGTTTATATTCAAACTTAGTTGAGAGATGTTTCAATGACTGTGTTAACGATTTCACTTCTTCCAAGTTAACTAACAAAGAACAAACCTGTCTAATGAGATGTTCTGAAAAGTTCTTAAAACATAGTGAACGTGTAGGTCAACGCTTCCAAGAACAAAATGCTGCTATGGGTCAGTCTCTTCAACgttaa